The Equus caballus isolate H_3958 breed thoroughbred chromosome 22, TB-T2T, whole genome shotgun sequence genome window below encodes:
- the BPIFA3 gene encoding BPI fold-containing family A member 3 encodes MHPLWRLLVLLSLLALPSALHEQPWPGLAKAHMDSKSALARLISQGLMKHNAEGRIRNICLLDSLNVSGQMAPGVVGWLISSMKLQQRQEGSANITNIQLDCGEIWMSFQKEWFSANFSLEFDTDMRLPFNDKIIKAHVHTNLVVEFWLEKDEFGRRDLVIGDCGVEPGSVHMTVLTQDCPPKMKHFLRNLRHNLKKVIPHQVESQVCPLTGEVLRQLDVKLLKSLMEQAAAQELNQL; translated from the exons ATGCATCCACTCTGGAGGCTCCTGGTCCTCCTCAGCTTGCTGGCCTTGCCCTCGGCCCTGCACGagcagccctggcctggcctggccaaGGCCCACATGGACAGCAAGTCTGCCCTGGCGAGAC TTATTTCCCAGGGCCTCATGAAGCACAACGCAGAAGGCCGAATCCGGAATATCTGTCTCCTAGACAGTCTGAATGTCTCAGGCCAGATGGCCCCAGGGGTGGTGGGCTGGCTAATTAGCAGCATGAAGCTTCAGCAGCGTCAAGAAGGCAG CGCCAACATCACCAACATTCAGCTGGACTGTGGCGAGATCTGGATGTCTTTCCAGAAGGAGTGGTTCTCTGCAAACTTCTCCCTTGAATTCGACACTGACATGAGACT GCCCTTCAACGACAAGATCATAAAGGCGCATGTGCACACGAACCTCGTTGTGGAGTTCTGGCTGGAGAAAGACGAGTTTGGCCGGAGGGATCTGGTGATAGGCGATTGCGGCGTGGAGCCCGGCAGCGTCCACATGACAGTCCTGACTCA AGATTGCCCACCAAAGATGAAACATTTTCTCCGCAACCTCAGACACAATCTGAAAAAAGTTATCCCACACCAGGTAGAAAGTCAG GTGTGTCCTCTGACCGGTGAAGTCCTCAGGCAGCTGGATGTGAAACTGTTGAAAAGCCTCATGG AACAGGCTGCTGCTCAGGAACTCAACCAACTGTGA